ATTATAGAGATTCTTGAAGATTACACATATCACTGCACCTGGTACAGTTTTATTCCCCATGAATCTTTTACCGGACATGGAGAGAATCTGATTATTTATACAGGGGACAGCGGAATTATTGTTGATGTTGATAAGGGACGAGTCTTTGTTGACAAAGGAACCGCAGAACATACCTATCGAATTGATTATTTTGGACATAATGATGCAGCACAGCTTGCAGCACAAATAAAAAAAGTATTAAAAATCTAATCTATCGTTTACAAAAACGAAATAAAATAATCCTCTTACAGCATTTATTTTGGATGGTTATACTTATGGATACTATTTGTATTATAAATCCACACCAGAATTATTTGCTATAAGGGGATTTTTTTAATATTTTTTCAGAACAATTTGTAACTTTGTCTTTTGAATAAATTTCAACAGATTCTATATACTATGGTTATCAAAAATTTAAAAGGAGAAACCAAATGCATACAGATTCTACAAAACTTACAGATACCGCAAAACTTTTAAAAGAATGCGATGCCGGAACTAAAATGGCGATTTCATCTATTAATGAAATTTTAGAGAAAGTAGAGAATCCAAAACTAAATGAAATCCTCACCCTCAGCAGGAATGCACATGAACAATTAGAATCAGAGATTCATTCTCTTCTTAATTATCATGAAGAAGAACAAAAAGAACCAGATCCAATTGCAAAGGGTATGTCTTTTATTAAAACAAATTTTAAAATGGGTATGAATGAAAGTGATACTACTGTTGCTGGGCTTATTACTGATGGCTGTAATATGGGAATTAAATCTTTAAATAAATATTTGAATCAATATAAGATGGCCGATGAAATATCCAAAAAGGTTACAGAAAAGCTCATCCGCCTTGAAGAAGATCTTCGCAAAGACTTAAGAATCTATCTTTAAATTCATTCACCACAGAAAAAATGAAAATGAAAGACCCGCCGGAAATGAAACACAAAAGAATAAACTCACTTCCGACGGGCATATGCAAAATGCAAAGTACTATTGTATTATATATTTTTTCTTATCTATTTTCAATACTAATAACATGAAATGTCGATTTCATGTCATGAACAACCATTTATTATTCATTATATACTTGCAAATTGCCAAAAATATTATATAATATAAACTATATTTATAAAGAAAAGAATACTATATAATATAAAATAGATTTTAGGGGGGGAAATTATTTTATGATTTCAATTGCAATTTGTGACGATAATGAAATTACTACTCAGGAAATTGCCAAAAAGGTGGAACAATGCTGTCCTATCGAAACTGAATTTTCTATTTTTCATCATCCTAAGGATCTCCTAGATTCTATACATGCCAAAGAGAAAGCTTATGATATTATTTTAATGGACACCGAATTTGAGTCCGCTTCGGGTATTGAGGCTGTAAAACAGATTAATGCCTGGCATCCGGATTCCCAAATTATATATATTACGAATCATGTTACTTATTTTTCTTCTGTTTATGAAACCTCTCACATCTTTTATATTTTAAAAAAAGATATAGATAAATATCTTCAAGCTGCATTGAAAAAGGCAATCCGTCATCTAAAAAAGATAAATCAACTTTATTTAATCATCCATACAAAACAGAATGATATTCGTCTTCCACAAAGCAAGATATTATATTTGGAACGAATCATGCGCACAACAAATATTTATACAGCAGATGGAGTCTATCAAACGCCGGAAAGATTAGATTCTATCAGTGAGCGCCTTTGTCCATGGTTTTGTCTCTCCCACCGCAGTTATCTTATAAATGGACGGCATATTATAAATTTAGACCGGCATCACGCAATCTTATCAAATGAAATTTCCATCCCTGTGAGCAGAACCTGCTATGAAAATGTAAAGAAAACCTTTGCCGGATGTGTCTGGTCAGAAGAATTTTACACTACATAAATAAGATTTTTCTTGACAATATATTATTTAAGTGATAATATATAGAAGTTGGTTATGCAGTTTTAATAACTGTTAACACCTGCCGCTGTGGCGGAATTGGCAGACGCATACGACTCAAAATCGTACGGGAAACCATATGGGTTCGAGTCCCATCAGCGGCATCATTTTTTTTAGTATATAGTATCATATAGTACAAAAGTATTTGCAGAGTTTTTTAGATAACCGTATGTTTTATCTAAAAGGCTTTTTTTATTTTATGAAATTATATTCTTTTAAAACAAACCGCTCCGCAAGAATGTGCACTTCTAAACATAGTTTAAAGATAAAAGCTGTCGCAATAGCGACAGCTTCTTTTAAAAATACTTTTTGTTCCCCCACAGTCCTGCTTTCTTTAATTCAATATACTGCTGGTAAGCATCTTCTAATATCTGCCGTTCGTTAGGAAATCGAAGCAAATGATACGCTTCATGGTACTTATAGTAGCCGGAATCTTCAAAATATTCTTCTTTTTGAGGCTTGGAGTAATAGCTGTCAGCCATCATCAAATACCAATGCACCTGTTTTACAACAACATCATGTGCCGTATTAAAAGTATACTGGCTCTTTCCTACATACTTTATTGCAGAAGCCTTTACTCCTGTCTCTTCATGAACCTCTCTTAAGGCAGTTTCTTTATATTCTTCTCCTGCCTCCACTGTTCCTTTTGGAAGAACCCATCCGTCATATCTGTTCTTATAATTCTTATATAACAGAAGTATCTTTCCCCGAAATATTACAACACCACCGCAGCTTGTCGCCTTAATCATTGCTCTATCCTCCTGTGCTGACAATTCTGGTGTGTTCTACACTTATATTAAGTATACCAAATCAACAGAAGGTTTGCAAGAACAGCCTTTTTATACAGATCTTATTCATCTGACTGTGCAGTATTCTTTTTTTCTCCGTAGTACTCTTTCATATTATTATTATAATAGGAGTTAAATATCTTTTTCGCAATGGGAACTGCATATTTACTTCCTGCACCTGTATTTTCCACAAGCACACAAACTACAAGATCCGGATCTTCTACATTAGAGTACCCTACAAACCATGCGTGAGCATATTTCCCTTCATTTTCTGCGGTTCCTGTCTTTCCGGCAGCGGTATACAGGTCGGTGTCAAGGCTGTATCCTGTTCCATCTGTAACTACTTCACGAAGCATTTTCTGAAGCTTTTTAGCATCCTTTTTAGACATAAGGTCTGCATAGATTTCAGGGATATTTTCTTTGACAGTTGTATTATCTGCACCTTCTATATGATCTATAACATATGGTTTCATAAGTACTCCATCGTTGGCAACTGCACACATTAACAGTGCATTATGAAACGGTGTCATTAGCGTATTTCCCTGTCCGATTACTGTTTGTGGAATTTCTCCTTTATCGGAATGTTCATTTAACTCAAAACGACTTTTCTTTACAGACAGATCAAACGGTATGTTCTGATTAAAAAGGCACTTTTTATTCAAAGCTGCAAACTGCTTTATATCTAATTTACTTCCAAGTGTAACAAAGGCAGTATTACAAGATTTTGCAAATGCTCTATCCAAGTCAACTTCTCCATGTTCTTCGTTTTCATAGCAGCTAATCCGTACACTATTTATAATCGTTTCCCCCTCACAATCATAACTGAACTTTTTATAGGTGGTTGGACGCTCTTCCATATACTCTAAAGCCGTCAATATTTTATAAGTGGATCCTGGAGGATATAATCCCTGTGTTGCCCTATTTAAAAGACAGCTTTGTGAAGAATCAGACGTAATCTTATTCCACATATCATCTAATTTATTAGGGTCAAAGTCCGGCTTAGAAACCAGCGCCCTTACTTTCCCTGTTTTCGGCTCGATTGCCACCACTGCTCCTCTATAATCATCTAATGCCTCATATGCTGCCTTTTGAAGGCGAGTATCTAATGTTGTTATGACATTATCCCCAATATTTTTCTGGCTTGCTACACCGTTACTAAGCTGTTTCATTAACTTTTCATGAGAAGTCAGCAACTCTTTATTACAGACCGCTTCAAGACCCGCTTTTCCATAACTGGTATATCCAATAATATGCGCAAACATATTTTCATAAGGATAATGCCGAATCTCATCTCCCGCTTCATTGTTCTCTGAAAATGCAAGAATCTTGTCATTGGCACTGATGATCTTACCTCTCTTTGTCTGCTCTGACAAAGAAGAATTCCTTTTATTATAAGAACTCTCCGAAACTTTTACACTATCTTTTAAAGTAAATCTTACTACATATCCAGCCAGA
This Anaerobutyricum hallii DNA region includes the following protein-coding sequences:
- a CDS encoding LytR/AlgR family response regulator transcription factor, with translation MISIAICDDNEITTQEIAKKVEQCCPIETEFSIFHHPKDLLDSIHAKEKAYDIILMDTEFESASGIEAVKQINAWHPDSQIIYITNHVTYFSSVYETSHIFYILKKDIDKYLQAALKKAIRHLKKINQLYLIIHTKQNDIRLPQSKILYLERIMRTTNIYTADGVYQTPERLDSISERLCPWFCLSHRSYLINGRHIINLDRHHAILSNEISIPVSRTCYENVKKTFAGCVWSEEFYTT
- a CDS encoding NUDIX hydrolase, which translates into the protein MIKATSCGGVVIFRGKILLLYKNYKNRYDGWVLPKGTVEAGEEYKETALREVHEETGVKASAIKYVGKSQYTFNTAHDVVVKQVHWYLMMADSYYSKPQKEEYFEDSGYYKYHEAYHLLRFPNERQILEDAYQQYIELKKAGLWGNKKYF
- a CDS encoding peptidoglycan D,D-transpeptidase FtsI family protein; this translates as MKKSNQTRKTRVTSQNRVAAGKSRKHNQKREGFSGIKEIFTPRRGKKLKTNRYMLQTSVIVVALFLGLAGYVVRFTLKDSVKVSESSYNKRNSSLSEQTKRGKIISANDKILAFSENNEAGDEIRHYPYENMFAHIIGYTSYGKAGLEAVCNKELLTSHEKLMKQLSNGVASQKNIGDNVITTLDTRLQKAAYEALDDYRGAVVAIEPKTGKVRALVSKPDFDPNKLDDMWNKITSDSSQSCLLNRATQGLYPPGSTYKILTALEYMEERPTTYKKFSYDCEGETIINSVRISCYENEEHGEVDLDRAFAKSCNTAFVTLGSKLDIKQFAALNKKCLFNQNIPFDLSVKKSRFELNEHSDKGEIPQTVIGQGNTLMTPFHNALLMCAVANDGVLMKPYVIDHIEGADNTTVKENIPEIYADLMSKKDAKKLQKMLREVVTDGTGYSLDTDLYTAAGKTGTAENEGKYAHAWFVGYSNVEDPDLVVCVLVENTGAGSKYAVPIAKKIFNSYYNNNMKEYYGEKKNTAQSDE